AACCAAGGTGGTGGTGATGTCACAAAACTTCAGAAGATTTCACTTTATGGAACAACGTGAGTGTACATGTCATATTGCACAATTTTTTCCCCTAAATTACCTAACTTTGGTTCAATTATTGACATAGTAGAAACTTTAATTGAATAATTAACTTCACCAATCTCTATTCAATCAGATCTTTCGCTGATGGAAACCTACATTGTCTCCCATGATTTATTTTTTGAGAAAGGCATAAGTGTATAAACAAATATCTTTTGAGTATACACTCACTCAAACAAACAGGTTTTCTATTGTGAttataaattatgaaaaaaaagtcATGTGCTATGACTGTAGTGCCCAAATAATCACAAGATTAGTGGGTGTTATAATTTGATAGATCTATTCATAGAACATTTGTCTCTGTTTGATGTTTGCTGGCAACCTAACGTAGTCCTCAACTTTTTTCATCCGAACTTGAGACCATCATTGACGGTTTTTAATGGATGCTATACCAAGTGTTAATTATAAAGAAAAGAAtagatcaaaattcaaaacctaAATTACATGTGTATGCAATATTAGGTTTGCCTAGATAAGAATCTGGTGTACAACTACTTTAGTAACAACATATCTAACAATAAAATCACTCATTGCCGAGTTTTGGTCCTTGACTACAATATATTCCATATGGTTTGGTACACATCAAAGCACGCTGTGGTAAATTTAGATGAATTTTACTCCTTTAATACCTTAaacatagtattttttttttagattagcAATTGGATATTGattgaattaaatattattatactAATAGCATATTGATAGTTAACATAACTCAACATATGGTAAAATGTGTTGAGACATTCAATTCCTCTTTCATTTTGGGGACacaagctaaaaaaataataaatattgcaTGAACTCATCTTGATACATGTTGATAAGTGTCAAAGCTTGTTGGCTGATGGCCTAGTATGCTAATCATTAGCATGTTCAGTATGAGCGACATAGAAGAAATTTATCTTAACTGTACATTTCAACCATGCCATCTAGCATGACACAAGGTTTCAAATCATATATTCAGCAATATTGAAACTATTGTTAACAACTTAAAGACTCAATTATTTCAGTTTGTTTATGTACTAGCCACTAGATCCCTTAAATAACTTCTCATTCTACAGAAATCGTAAATTTAATGTGCTAATCTTTACCAACTTTGTCGGTCTATAGTGTTGATTACAATTCACATTTTGTTTTTAGATTAAGATCACATTACAGATTTATAGTTTAGTAGTACTTGTAACCCTGGCATTGTAATTAAGCATACTTTTCGCGACCATATGGCCTAACATTTTATGTTGACCTAGAGGCTCTAGGCCATATTTGATGGCTTATTGATTGAGAGCCCCAGCAAAACATTTAACTAACAAGCTTCACTGTCAATTCTAGCTGACATACTGCACATCATTTTTGGATATGCTTAAATTCTATTTATCATCTTCTTGGTCTATATAAAGTTGTGAGACCACCACATCTCTACAGTATAGTCACGCAGGTCTAGAGTCCAATTTTACAGTGCACATGTTTTTTTTTCGGCAAAGAAATTCCATGTTTTATGGCAGAGACTGATCTGTTTTTTTTTGGCGTGGTGTTTGCAGGGTGGATACAACCAATATGAAAGACTTAAAAAAGATAGAAGATCATTGATTTAAAGATTTACACCACCATCCGATGAGATGCAAAAGATGAACATTACTCTTTTTCAAACAGGAAAATCATCAAATTGAACTAGTTTCTACCATGTAGCTCCTGCAGAATGTTCTTTTTATCCTTGCATTTGATTTGGTGTTCCATAGTGATGATCTGAGAATTGAGATGATTGATTTTATCAGTCATGTGGTGGAAATTTGTTGCCACGGTGTACAAGTCGAGAGATGAGAGATGCGATAGTTCCCTTTCTTTGGATGTTATCTACGCATCCATTATCTTTGGATGCGATAATTCGTTAAGGCAGTTGTGGCTTTCTTGTTAGGACGTCGCTTTAGCTCGTGAGAATGTCATGTTAGGCAGGACTTGAAGTTGGTGCACGCGTGACAGTGACATGTGAGCTGGGCTATTCTATCTCATATCACGATGGTAGAAGATGATTATACTTGTCTCAATGCTTTCTATCTCATATCACGATGGTAGAAGATGATTATGCTTGCCTCAATGTCTTTGTCAATTCATTTTAGGATTAATATGGAGAAGataaattatagatgattattagTGTTTGAAATAGTGATAGTCGCATGAGTAAGATATTTAACTTGGTTATATTAAGATATGAATTTCAAATCTTATGATGATAGCATTtcatgtgctagtcactagaTCAATTTGAAAAGACATCCTATCTCACATCATGCAGGATGCGAGATTGCATTAAGGTTCTATTTTGTTCGTAATTTTATTTATtctcttttgtatttttttttcttttattaaacAAAGAAAAAAACAGTCGATTTTTACATTATTTTCACTATTTGAAATTAATCTATAGGGAAATAATATCCCAATTTCACTACTTTTAGATGACCTGGTTTCCAAGATAGAAATATAAATCATCCGAGGTACTTGAACTTGACATTCTACGCGTGTATCAAGGCCCAACAACAACCCCcccaaaaaacaaaagaaaagaaaagaaaatcaaactGAGAGAAAATGTATCAAGTTACTATATATCACTTGATTGATGAACTATACTTTCAACTATCAGCAGCCCTGAACAAAGTGAGTAACGAGAGGAATAAATTGAGGATGTCCAGATACAACGAAATAGCTGCCCAGATATATAGATCATAGCTATAGAGTTTGATTAGATTGTTAGTTTCGTATACAATGTAGTCAGAGAATACCATTGCTGCCGGTCCGCCGTATATCATCGTGGACAATTTCCCAAGTGGAAATAGAATCTGGATAAAACCACGATGCATCATAAGTTTTTGAAGTCTTATTCATTCAGCTAAATGGAAGAGCTAAAAAAGCAAGATAGCATGGATGACCTGGATGAGAGCAAAAACCAGCACTACCCAGAGAGCAGCAAACAGAAATGGACCAAGAAAGTTCAAGTCGTGGCCCCGCCTCGCAGCCCAGAATGTGTACAGAGTGAGACTAAGCACCACTACTGCTGTGAGAATAGCAGCTTCCAAAATGACTTTTCCTGTTTGAAAGAGTATATGGCTCAGTCTAATATCAAGTCTTCTAATTGGATGAGGAATGCAAAAAACATGCTCATCAAGTTCTATATTCTTATAAACTAAAGTACTACATTTGATTCTTTTgtcgttgttgtttttttttttaattcatgctGCATATTGGATTATAGAAAGCTAGACAAGGGAAAATACAGTAAGTATCAACGAAGTTGATTTCTAATATTCCTCTCGATATTTCTTTCTAACTACTATTCACAAAGCAATATATGCACACTTAATGGtagaatacatatatatatatatatagatgttaGATGTATTATCATTTCCTAACAATCGATCCTTGATCATTACGTTAGAGATATCATATGTTCACGGTGTACTCTACACCCTGGGGCGCAATATATGCATACTCAAGAGTGCATGAAAGAGAATTAACTACTAATTCAGTATTGCAGATATgctgagatttattaaaataacaGTCCAGAAATTTATCATGAAAACAAGGCTAATATTTAACCAATAAAATCTTAAGAAAGAGAAAGACAAATTCCAATCAAAATAAATGGTCGCTTTCCCACTGTCCAGCAAGTTATaccaacatttttttttctttccaaggAACTTTGCTTATAAACAAAGCCACTCGGGGTGCAAACATCTCTAAATAAGCAGTTTTAACAATCTCctcaaacaaaatttaattatgaGATTTCACCTCCAACTGTAAGTGAATAGATGCAGTTAGAGAAGAAGAAACGTCCTTCTTGTCGAATTTAGCCATTTAATTAATAGTAGTCCAAAGAATATAAGAAGGCCTTCCCATCCTATTTTTTCTTCTGAAAATGTAGACATTGATCTCAATTATCTAATAACAAGTTTAAGAAAAATCATCCTTGCATATGGAACAATGAAAATACCATGATCACGAAGTAGTTTCGACCTTTATTTTGTTACTTACTTTCCTTCCCCTCATAGAAGAAGTTCCAGTTTAAAGAACTATTAATGATGCCAAGACCGCAATGTTATGCAGAACTTTCCATTTCCcacaaaataatattaaaaatgccTAAATCGTATATTTTAATCCATGAGATAGTCATATATTAATTTCTTGCAATAGGGCAAAGAGACAAGAAGATACCATTTGTGGATGCGCGAGTCATCCCGACGGCGAAGCTGGTTGACACCGTAAACAgcccaagaagaagaaaattgaaATGCCGTTCTTGGTATATCTACAAAGTGTTGAATACATGTGAATTAGTGAATGAAAAAGAgatgaaaagaaaaaatatttcattatgaatgagattttagtctGAGAATTTTAAGATATATTAATTGATTTATATTGGCTCACATATATGTATGATGTGAATAAATATATGAGGAGAAACTTTCTCACGTGTAGATGCGtagggggtgcaaatctaggtgCATGCCAGATCGatcgggataaaatttatccaaatGGAACAACTAATATTTTTCCACATGGATTCTTTTTACTTGCTGCTCAAGAAGGTAACAGTTGACAATTAATGGCCAACGACTATCATTAATCCTTGGTTGTGCTCCTATATAAAGATAGATCGTGATCTTGAGCATACAGGACACAGAATGCTAAAGCGAAAGAATCTCTATTCACCTCCGTACTTCAAACTTTTTCTCCACTATGCATTTTTCACTTAGTGGTTTGCCCATGATAGCAATCGGGTACTTTCTCAATTCGTCGCGAACAACTAGTGCTTGGTTGTATCCGTGGTTTTACCGTTGTATCTTGTAGAATGGACGCCCAATCATAATCTCGAAGCATAGCCGGAAGAGGACAAATATGTTTTAAGGGAACTATTAGAAAGCAGGCCTCGACTGCTCGACCGCTCTGCCGCTCGACCACTAGTTGCTTAGCACTCAGACTCGACCACTTTGTATTCGGACTCAGTAGTTAGCTATACAAGACAACCAAGTTATCCCAAGCAGCATCCTGCTTGGTagttgagattatccgctcaagcTACTCTCACAAATAAGTTGAAGTTGTACTTTCATTTCAGCTAATTTCTCAAATATCTCTGATAGATTGTGTAACATAAAGGGCACAAAACTGCAGCACATAGAAGAGACAAACAATAAAATGGAACATGAATCGGTAACCAAGAAAGATTTGAGGAAAAGGAAAGAAGACGAAAAATTACCCTACAGATCAAAGGAAGGATCGAGAGACAGATGTAGACCCCCAAACGGGCCAAACCAGCACCAGAGGAGACGAAGATATGGGAGACGAGTTTAACCAAGATGACCATGATGGCGACGGTCGTCGCcaataatgataataatgaaaataatctctaattgatttcaatcaattgagatttattatatttgacacacaatcaagatcgacatgaattaaataggaaaaacaatatttccaagtctattatattactatatttataattattatgattgtatgccttatttaatctttccattattgtgtttgacaatttgtataaataagcctattgactttagtaataagattatcaaaaagctttatattatttctttcctctacctATTGATTTCAACAGTCAACGCCAATTGGAGGGTGAGAATAAAGTAAACCTTCTTGATGAAGACATATCGGAGCTCCGGGCTCTTGGTCATGTTAGAGGAGAGTGTACGCAGCCTGCCGACCTCCAAATCTGCACCTTTCTCATACTGGGGCCGCATCTCTTCGCAGATTCCAAGAGTGGGATTCAATTCACTCATGGTTACGGTGAGGGACGAAGAAAAGGCTGGGGGTCTAATGCTAGGGTTTCAGAGCACTGGTCTAGAGGAGGGAGATCAATCAATTTAGAGGAAGAAGCAGTTGGCAGAACCAGTGGTCAGGTCTTCTTAAGAAGACGTGGCGGTTATGGAATAACGATTCAAACTTCGATGGGTGGGTCTTTAAAATCAGAGACGAAcacattaaataataaaaaaaaactttccttgcGATAACCAAATTAAAATGCcacttaatatttttataatcataAAGATGTTTTTTCTAGCAATTTATCGAACCAGGTAGATGAAGTTCCGGAATATTTAAATTACGTACCTAAGTTTGAAAATAACAAAATCATGTAGTCATTTTTCCTTTTACCCGTCTTAccgttcccaatcgattgacagaTTTACCAATCGATTCAGAATGATTTTGGGGTCATGTAGCATTCCACCAATCGATTGGAAACGAGTTGAAAAAAATCATTACTCGTAATATAGTGtgccaaattgatgtttgaggacatAATGTATTAAGGAGACAGACGAATACAAAAGTTTGGGTTTGGAGTGATTCAAAGTTCTCTAGGTTCATGAGTCACTTTCAGACTAAATTGGTTGATGGACATAGAGAATTATGAATCACTCCAAATCAAGACCAATATACTCGTCTAAGTTTCCTTAATACATCTatatcctcaaatatcaatttgaaaattatattgAGAGCAGTGTTTTTTTAACTTGTTCTTGacataaaaaattatattgaatGTTCATTATTTATTATAAGTGGTATAATGATGATATTCAGTAACCGACATCACAAATGACTTCCTAGGATTCTCCTTTGTCGGATaatatcaaatttttaattttctgaaTAATGTAGGTCCatcagctatttttttttttatccaaaagTGACTAATGGACAATTCCGAATCACTTCAAACTAAGACCGATCTACTCGTCCAAGTCTTTTTAATTCATCTATGTCCTCAAATATCCATGTGATACACTATATGAGaagagtgtttttttttaaaactcatttttgaTCGAGTTActgttaccaatcgattggtggaaCATATTCACGGACACAACACCATTCTGAATCAATTGCTACAATTGGTAGTAGTAACTCAATCAaaaacaagttaaaaaaaattaccatTCTAAATATAGTATgcaaaattgatatttgagggtataAATGTATTAAGGAGACTTATACAAGTATAAAGGTCTTGGTTTGGGTTGATTTAGAGTTCTTTAGGTCCATCAACCACTTTTAGATAAAATCGgctgatagacctagagaactctctattttttttttgaaatagaaTCATGTATCTTTAAATTACCCCTCATCCCTACCACTCGTCTACAAAGCTCGGCCTCTCGTCTGAGCTCGCTACCGTCATCCACTTGAGCTCTTGACACTGCCCACTCGAGCTTGTCATTGAAGCACGAGTTCAATCTTGCCCCTCGTCATAGCTTCTTGTCACTGACCACTAGAGCCTAGAGGTTGCTATCGTCACTTGCTAGAGCATGTCATCGCCCATCGCCCATCGCTAGAGATCATTTCATTGCCCATCAGATCTCTTTGTTTTCACTATCTCAAGCTAGTCACCCATCATATATTTATATGAGCAAAAATCGAAAGGGCGCCCCTTTGCAAAATCTGAATCTCATCAGTATTTGTTTATGTTCATATTCTTGATTGCAATTAGATTCTtacaagttaaaatttttttatcttataTGTTAGATTGTATTATTTTAATGATGCTCTATGCCGAAAGTTTAATATTTCCTAGATCGACTGAATTCAAATAAATTGAAAAGAAGGCTTATAGATTTAAGGTTGAATATAAAATTATGATAGACAAAAACTAGCCGGACAATTTGAACATATCATTTCAAATAATCAATGATAATTTCAAAATGTatgtttgtaaaaaaaaaatagtttgtaGTTGTTGTTATGATATTGCTTTGGCTGTattaaatttaattgaactttTTATTAGTGTTTCACTTCagtattattttcaattttagagagTATTGTTTATACAATTCTAGAGAATCATAAGTAATACACTTTTAGATTTCACAAGCAATCATTTGTTGTAGCAACACAAATTCGAAGTTGTAGCAGTTACAAAATTATAGCTACTACAATGCGGTCTTGACTTGTTCAgtcatgttgtagcaactatggtTCCATAACTACTACAACACTGGTTTGACGTGTAGTAGCTACAAATTCGTAGCTACTAGAATGTTGTCTTAACTTGTTCaatcacattatagcagctatGGTTTCGTAGCTACTACAATACAGTGTTGACGTTGTAATAGCTATGAAaacatagctgctacaacatggacTACAATTGTTCAAATACATTATAGCATCTACGATTTCGTAACTACTACAATACATGTTTGATATCTCCTTGTTTGAATGATTCTGTCACATGTAGTAACTAAACAAATATAAACCCTCAACTAGTAAAATGTCTTTAACTCTTTTCCTGCTTGTATACTCTTGCATGTCTATCAATGAGCTATGCTATAACTCTGGAATTGATGTTTCAACTCCCCGAATTAAATTTCACCAACTACTCCATTGCATTTAATTGGCTTTAACTCTAGAATTGATGATATCATACAATTATAAAGATGACCTCCTAGCGTATGTTGACCCTTCACTTTCATATCATGGCGTAAGAAACTTTGTAGATCATGGTGTGTTTGTCTTGCCGGAAACCAACCCTTTTTCGGGTCCAGATTCTTCGCTCTCCCTATCTCTGAACATCTTGACAGGGTCTTCACATCAATAGATCCTTAGATTGTCAGGTGATATTTCAACTCCGAGCAATCCCTTTTCCTTGTGTATTTGACAAAAAACTACAGAAATCACTCACATGAACTTACATCCTAATCTGCCAATATAAGCAGTGCGTTAGGTAGGATATTCAACTGCATCTAGTTTTGGCACAAGTAAAAACCTTGAAGTAATGGCAGGATCAAGCTGTGAGCGAGTTGAAGGTTGCCCTCCAAAGATTGGAAAAGACCTACGCCACACTTACCAAACTGAATAAGTGATAGAGGTTAATGTAACTCTAAAAGAGGCCATGTATCTGCTGGAAAGTAATGATTGCTAAGGGAGGGGCTTGCTTTAGAAGACCGTAGGGCCTTAAGATCATTTTTTTGATCTTTCTTCTGTTTATGTCTTATAATGACTATTTTCCTTCTGTTGTATGTCTTATAGACTTGGAAACTTTTACTTTTAATGTTGAATAGGGGGTTGATCTATCTTAGCTTGGTACAAATACATTGTAGTAGTTACAGTTTCCTAGTTGCTACAACACAAGCTTGAGGTTGTAGCAACTATGATTCATAACCTTGTATAacacgttatagtagctactgtaacgacccggccctcttggcccatttggcggcccatttggcgaccctcgcgTCGTCGACCATCGACCTTtttgtcgtcggcccatttggcgacctctcatgtcatcgaccgacgacccttggccgtgccgttactcactatgactttccacccctggtagtggatttttgcctccccaggattcgaactctaaacctccaggcttaagtattagagtttatgaatcctggtaaccaagtgagaatctcacttggttaccaggattcataaactctaatacttaagcctggaggtttagagttcgaatcctggaggCAAACCAGCCAgtgaaaaagtcctagtgagtaacgccagaaagggtcgtcgatcgacgacatgagaggtcgccaaatgggccgacatgAGGGTCAACGGTCGACGACCGAGGGTCGCCaaatcgccaaatgggccaagagggtcggtcgttacaataaaagcgcttttattgtaacgaccgactttggcctcttgggtgacCCTTGTGGTGGCCCTTGgtgacccttatgtcgtcggcccatttgacgacctttcatgtcgtcgaccgtcggcctcgttactcactaggactttcacccctGGCGTGGATTTTTCCccgagattcgaactctaaacatccaggcttaagtactagagtttatgaatcttggtaaccaagtgagatgatctcacttggttatcaggattcataaactctagtacttaagcctggaggtttagagttcgaatcctgggagaggcaaaaatccactgccaggggtggaaagtcctagtgagtaacgacacgaccaaagggttatcggtcgacgacatgataggttgccaaatgggccgacgacataagggtcaccagttgggccgccacaagggtcacccaagaggccaaagggctgggtcgttacagcTACGACTctgtagctactacaacacaaGCCTaaggttgtagcagctacgaaaccGTAACTACTACAACATGTTTCGCAACCTTGTACAACATGTTGCAGCAGCTACAGTTCTGTATCTACTATAATGAGGCTCGCAGCCTGGTACaaacacattgtagtagctatgctttcgtagctgctacaacttgaaGTTTGTGTTGTAGAAGCTACAAAACTATAGCAACCTTGTACAAACACGCTGTACCTTGAAGCTTGTGTTATAGTAGCTATGGAACTGTAGTTGCTATAACGCAGACTTGACTTGACATTGTGGCAGCTATGTAACTATAGTTGCTACAACACAAATTTGAATTCTTCAATTACATTGCAGCAACTACTTAACTGTAGCTGCTACAAATTGACTTATTCAAGTATTATATATTGCAGCCACAACTATAGttgatatgaaaataaaattataaattgaatactaaaattaatatttaaatactATAAATGTAAATGTATAATAGTAAATCAGTATGTCACATTACATACATCAAATATTTACTTACATATTTCAAATCTCATACAAAATGCTTAACATTTCATTGAACCATCATGACATTTACTTACATATTCAAACCTCATACAAAATGCTTAGAATTCATTAAACCATCAAATAGTTACTTATATATTTCAAACCTCATGCAAAATGCATAGAATTTCATTGCAACCATGCATTCAAATTGTTGGAGGATTTCTACAAGATCAACGATTATGACCTAGCAATAAACACGTTGTACACCTTTTCTAAATTTTGCCACTGTGTCTACTTTCAATGCGTGTCTTTCGTCATCTTCCTAGTTGTATATGACACCTAGGAGGGAGCAAATGGGGATCAGTGGGCCGACATATCCAATACTCCTTATTTCTAGTTCTATAGATAACATCATTGTATGTGTTTCTATAGTATAATGCCAAATAGTAATCTTCACAATAGTTGTAAGGATCTAGATGAACATGCCCAATTACACATATTGCAATGAGAACATGGGAAATCATGAACGTCGAACTTATGACAAGTACAATGTCTTTCAAACAAATCAACGACATATATACCAGTACTATATTGTAATAAGGATAAATACTATAATGCATCCCTTAATTACTATACTTTTTTAGTATATTTTCAACATAGGGAGTCATCttggttaataatttttttaccaGTTGGCCTAGAAAATGAAACCATTAAGATAATTTTCTCCTAATGTACTCTATCATGCCACATATTGGTAATTCATGTATAGGCTTTAGGACTGCATTCATGCACTCTGAACCATTAGTAAATAACATATGGAATTTGCATATAGGAATATAGGCAATAGCTCATTTCTCCTTCTCCATTTTCGCAACACACTCATAACTCTCAATATGATACATCCTCATCTTATCCACGCCCTCACTATAAGTGAGCTTAGTGCATGCTTGTGCTACAACCCATAGCAACTTTGCAACCTCTCTATCTTTACAATTTAATATCAAGTTCTTGGATAGGTACACAATACAGTAACAGTGGTGTgactttgaaaatatatttttaacaaCATGTAGTATGTAAGAATTTCTATCACTTATAATTGATATGCATTTATCCCCTATTATCTCATTTTGAAGTTTGATCAAGAACTATTCCCAAGAAAGTATGCTCTCGATTTCTATAACTATAAAAGCTATGGGGAATAATTCATTAGACCCATCCACACTAGTTGTCATCATAAGAACTCCAGGATACTTCCTTGTAAGGTAACAAACAATAATACCCATAACTTGGCGTAAATATTCAACAAATGTATGCATACATACCTCAATAGACCAAAAGACACGCTAAAAGTGAccatcatgtgtagatcttacaTGCACCATTGTCTGATTATCTAATTCCCTAGTAAATTCATATAGATTAATGTATGATTCAGCATAATCCCCATCTGCATTAATCATTGCTTGAAGTTTAATCATTGCTTGAAGTTTACCTCTCAATGCTTTCTAATATGATATTTTCACtccaaatctttttttaaatgtCTATTATAATCATCTTTCGAATGCACTTCTCACTAATCATGACTTGTTCTTGAATCTCACCAGCAACCCAAGAATTAGTGCACTTTTGTGGTCTCTACTTTTCCTCATAGATATAATTTTGTCAAACATAGTGATCCAAAAATTTGTAGGCCCTCTAGTAACAATTCTCCAAGCATAATGTTGAACCTTACAAATAGATTTCATTTTATAACTTCCTTTCGCTTTGTGTATGATCTCAAAGTTTTTATATATCACATAGTCTTCTAGAACTTTGATGAGTGTGTTTATATCATTTTGCATACGTTTTGTGTCATTGCATGGACATATTTTGCATAAACATCTCATTTATATTTGTTTTCATTACTttactttttttattatatttttgtttatAGGATGTGAAAATGGAGCCAAATTGGAGCATAAAACCCTTAGAATGTGGAGTTAGAGCATAGAACATGCTCTGGTCATGTCCCATGACGTGGGCATGTTTCTACGACCGAATTTAATGGAGAATAGAGCAAAAACAAAGCAAATAACACTCAACACGGGCTGGTCGTGCCTCATCCCTAGCTTCCTACTGATCCAAACATGGCTTGGTCATGCCTAAGCTCCAATATCCAGCCAAGGCCGATACATCCCGATCATGCCTCCTAGGCACAACCATGCCTCATCCCCAAGTTCATCATTGTTTCGAACATGGGTCATACGGGAA
This genomic stretch from Zingiber officinale cultivar Zhangliang chromosome 7A, Zo_v1.1, whole genome shotgun sequence harbors:
- the LOC121999307 gene encoding protein LIFEGUARD 2-like, which translates into the protein MSELNPTLGICEEMRPQYEKGADLEVGRLRTLSSNMTKSPELRYVFIKKVYFILTLQLALTVAVAIMVILVKLVSHIFVSSGAGLARLGVYICLSILPLIFLCPLCYIYQERHFNFLLLGLFTVSTSFAVGMTRASTNGKVILEAAILTAVVVLSLTLYTFWAARRGHDLNFLGPFLFAALWVVLVFALIQILFPLGKLSTMIYGGPAAMVFSDYIVYETNNLIKLYSYDLYIWAAISLYLDILNLFLSLLTLFRAADS